TTTGCAGAGATTCCAACGTACAAAGAGCAGGGCATAGACGCCGAATTAACCAACTGGCGCGGTATTTACGGACCGGCTGATATGTCAGAAGAAGCGAAAGCCTACTGGGAAGAAAAAGTAGCCCAGCTGGTAGATACAGAAGCCTGGAAGAAAGAACTTGAAAAGCAGGGCTGGCAGGATGGCTATATGGCATCCGAGGACTTTATTAAGCTGATGGAAGAAGAAGAAGCGATGTATAAAGAGATTTACGAAGATCTCGGCATGGCAAAATAATGATCCGCAATGAGAAAAAAAGCAGCGGCAAAATATTCCCTGGTGGGCTGCTGCTTTTTTCGAGACAGGGAGGAGGAAAACAATGAGCAAAACATTTGACCGTTATGCAGGCATCCTATTTCTTGCGATCGGCGCCATGTTTGTAGTGGAAAGCTTTAAACTTTCTCAAAGTGCCTATGGCAGTGAAATTGGTCCGAATATTTTTCCGATGTCTTTAGGCATTGCCTTAATCTTGCTGAGCATCCGTCTTGTTTATGAGACATTTCGCTACACAGAAGTGAAAAACAGCGGTACGAAACTGGATTATAAGCGGTTTGGCATTATCTTGACTGCGGCCATTTTATATGCGGCACTTTTAGAAACACTGGGGTACGTGATTACGACTTTCTTGTTTTTGCTCATTGGTTTCCAAACGATGCAGAAAGGAAAGGTTTGGGTATCTGTTTTAATTGCTGGAGGGTTCTCACTAGGAGTTTACTACTTATTTGTCGTCATTTTGCAAGGTTCGCTGCCACCATTTCCATCATGGATGAGTTTCAGTTAGGAGGGGTTAGATGGGCACGCTGGATTACTTACTGCAGGGCTTTGCAACAGCACTGCAGTGGCACAATCTTTTATTCGCTTTTTTCGGAGTGTTGATTGGGACGGCTGTTGGCGTTCTTCCTGGGATTGGCCCCATGAGCGGAATCGCTCTTTTAATGCCTATAACCGCATCCATTACAAGCGGACTTCCTGCCGAAGCAGCAGCCACAAGCTCTATTATTCTACTGGCTGGCGTATACTACGGAGCTATGTATGGCGGGTCTACTACGTCCATTCTCTTGAACACGCCAGGTGAATCATCCTCGGTTGTAACGACACTTGATGGGCATCAAATGGCTAAAAACGGCCGGGCGGGAATCGCTTTGGCTATTTGCGCAATCGGCTCTTTTGCGGCCGGATTAATTGCCTTGATTGGTTTGATTTTGCTGGCTAATCCGCTGGCCAGTATTGCGTTAAAGTTCGGTCCGGCAGAATATACGTCTCTTATGCTGCTTGGCCTCCTGGCTGTAAGCGGTCTTGGCGGCAAATCTATAACGAAAGCCTTGATGATGACCGTCTTCGGCCTGCTTCTGGCGACAATTGGCATCGACTCTGTATCGGGTGTTACCCGTTTTACATACGACATGCCGGTTCTTTATTCAGGATTAGAATTCTTAACGATCGCAGTAGGTCTTTTTGCGGTAGGAGAAGTGTTTAAAGCCATTTTAGAAAGAGAAAGCAATGACGGCGAGATTGCCAAGATTACCCGGATCATCCCGACTAAACAGGATTTAAAAGACAGCTCTCTTCCGATTGCACGAGGATCGGTTTTGGGATTTTTCATCGGCGTTCTTCCTGGTGCCGGGGCTACTCTTGCTTCTTTCTTTTCTTACATTATGGAAAAGAAATTAAGCAAAAATCCGAAGAAGTTCGGAACGGGAGCTATTGAAGGAGTAGCGGCTCCGGAATCTGCAAACAATGCGGCGGCCGGAGGGGCCATTGTTCCTCTGCTGACACTAGGTATTCCGGGATCCGGTTCCACAGCCATTTTAATGAGCGCGTTTATTATGTTTAATATTACCCCTGGCCCGCTTCTTTTTGAAGAACACCCGGATGTTGCCTGGGGATTGATTGCCAGCATGTTTGTTGGAAATGCGATTTTACTGATCTTAAATCTGCCTATGGTTAAAGTGTTTGCCAAAGTAGTTGAAACACCTGCCAAATACTTGATTCCGTTAATCATCGGTTTTTCTTTCTTTGGCGTTTATGCGGTCCAGTTTTCTGTTTTTGATTTAGGTCTGCTGATTGCCTGCGGAGTAGCCGGCTATTTTCTTTCAAAAAATGATTTTCCGATTGCTCCTCTTGTACTGGGCCTGGTATTAGGGCCTATGATTGAAAATAATTTGCGGAGAGCGCTGACGCTTTCTAACGGCGATGTAATGATTTTCTTCCAAAAACCACTTTCCCTGGCTTTTATTATTGTCGGGATTCTGTGGATTTTAACGCCTCTGTTTTTAAAACTGAGAGGGAAAAAACTAATTTTAAATGAAGAAGGATAATTAAAGGAGAGAGAAAAATGACTGTTGAAAACCAAGTGAAAATGAATATTGTAGAACAATTTGAGGACGTTCCAACGACTTGTATTTCAGATGCGCTGCAAGGAATGAACAATTTGTCATCAGCGATTCAGCCGCTCAAAGAAGAATACCGTGTTGCCGGGCGGGCTTTTACAGTAAAAATGCCGGTTGGTGATAATTTAGTCGTGCTGAAAGCAATCAGGGAAGCAAAACCAGGCGATGTTTTGGTCATTGACGCAAAAGGAGACACATACCGGGCGATAGCGGGTGACTTTATTGTTGGGATGGCGCAGACGCTTGGCATTAAAGGTATCATCGTAGATGGCGTGATTCGGGATGTAGTCGGCATCAAAGAACTAAACTACCCCGTTTTCTGCAAAGGGACAACCATTGCCGCAAGCGGAAAAGCAGGGCAGGGAGAAATCAATGTACCGATTTCCTGCGGCGGTGTAACTATTCAGCCAGGTGATATTATTGTGGGAGACGCGGATGGAGTCACCGTTATTCCACAGGAAGCAGAAAAAGAAGTGTTAAAACAATCGATAGAGAAAGCAGACAAAGATATTAAACGAGCTCAAAAAGTATCAGGCAAGAGAGAAGAAATTATTGCGTATTTAGATCGCTTCTTATCATAAGAAAACAGGCCGAAACTGGCCTGTTTTTCTTTTTAATGACAGAACAGCCTGCTGCATGTGTGTAAATATTTTTATGATTAGCCGCTTCACCTTAAAAGCAAGAAATTGACTGTCTTTATAAAACATCGTTTTACAGAATGGCATAAAGCGATTAAATAATAAGGCGGTTAGAATGTGTTTAAACGCCGGAATAAACTATGATCAATGGAAATTGGTGATGCTTAACTATGAAAAATCGCTATTTTTACAGAGAAGCGAGATTCAGTATGATAGAAATGAGCCTGCTTGATGCAAAAACAAAAGAGGAGAAGGGGGATAAAAACAAGCAAACACGTCATAAAAGAAGTTTGAAAATGGTACATAGAGCTGGAATTGTCCAGTTTCAGGTTTAGATGAAGCAGCCATTTAATAGAATAAAAGACTTGCAAACAATGAATGGATGGTCAAGATCGGCTTGTTGCGGAGCAGGATAAATTGCATTTTATTGTAAGCGTATACAAATGAAACGGGAGGGATTGGATGGTTTCGTTATTGGGTTTTGTCATGATGCTGGTATTTATTGCTTTAATCGTTACTCGAAAGATGTCCGCTTTACTTGCTTTAATTGTGGTGCCTTTGTTTTTTGCGATCATTGGCGGTTTTGGAAAAGACCTTGGCCCTATGATACTGGAAGGGCTTAGCGGGGTAGCACCGACAGGGATTATGCTGATGTTTGCGGTTATGTATTTTGGCATTATGATTGATGCCGGATTGTTTGAACCGCTCATCAAAAAGATATTAGCTATCGTTAAAGGAGATCCTTTAAAAATTGTCATCGGAACAGCGGTTCTTTCTGCTCTTGTTGCTTTTGACGGTGATGGGACAACCACTTATATTATAACCGTTTCAGCGATGCTGCCTCTTTATACGTACCTTGGGATGAACCCGCTTATTTTAACCTGCGTATCTATGATGGCTTTTGGGGTGATGAATATGCTGCCGTGGGGAGGGCCAACGGCGAGAGCTGTAAGCGCATTAAATTTAGATGCGAATGATGTGTTTCTTCCTCTTGTTCCAATCATGGCGGTAGGTTTGGCTTGGGTGTTTTTTACAGCGTATGTGCTGGGGAAAAAAGAACGTACTAGATTAGGAATCATGGACTTAGATATGTCTAAGCTTCCGCTGCAATTTCAGGAGGAAGCAGCTACTGTAGTGGATTCAGAGTTAAAACGGCCTAAGCTAATCTGGTTTAATTTTCTTCTTACGCTGTCGTTAATCACAGCACTAGTGATAGGGGTTCTTCCTCTGCCTGTTCTTTTTCTGATAGGGTTTGCTTTAGCGCTATTAGTGAATTATCCAAACCTTGAAATTCAAAAAAAAGTATTAGCTTCTCATTCTGATAGTGTCCTAATCGTAGTCGCGTTAATTTTTGCTTCAGGCGTTTTTACAGGTATTCTATCTGGAACGCATATGGTGGATGAAATGGCGAACAGCCTCATATCCATTATCCCTGAAGAACTTGGCTCGTCTTTTGCTTTAATAACTGCCATCACCAGTATGCCTTTAACGTATGTCATGGCAAATGATCCATATTATTTCGGTGTAGTACCTATTATTGCGCAAACCGCGGCAGCGTACGGGGTGGACCCGGTTGAAATTGCCAGAGCATCTGTGCTTGGCCAGCCGCTACACGCAATGAGCCCGCTTATCGCTTCCACCCATCTATTAGTCGGAATGGCAAAAGTAGATTTTGGAGAGCACCAAAAATTTATTTTAAAGTGGGCAATCGGAACTTGTGTGGTCATGATTATTGCAGCTCTATTAACAGGAGCCATTTCTATGTAAATACCCGGTTGCAGCTACTTTTGTTCACATAAAAAAGCAGGCCAGTTTTTTCTGGCCTGCTTTTTTAGTTCTTATAAGCGACATGCTGCTTAATAAAATCAGCGAAAGCTTTCACGACGTTTAATTCTTCAGCTTCTGGGTGATACACCATCCACGTTTTTTGTGTCAGTGCCTGTCCGTCTTTGGTCTGAAGCGGAATTTTGTAAATAGGATCCGTTTCATTAAAAAATAAAGATGGCAGAATCGCATACCCTAAACCGTTTAACACCATTTCTTTACATGTATCAGCCCGGTCTACCGTGATGCCGATCGAAGGCGGGTGTGAGTAGTGCTCAGCCCACCAATTATCTGTCATATGTTTATAAAGCTGGTCCGTTTGATAATCAATCCTGGCCAGATGAGGCAGATCTTCGAGTGTGACCAGCTCATTGGAAAACACACATAAATTTTCTTCAAACAGCTGCTCTTTATGGCCGGGCCAGTTGTATTCTCCGCGGATAAAGCCAATATGGATATCATGATTGTAAGCAAGCTGGTAGATTTGCCTGCTGTAGGCGGTTTCAATTTGAAATTCAACGTCCGGATACTGTTCCTTAAATTGTTTTAACCAGCCGGGGAGTTTATATTTGCTGATAAAGTTTGAAACACCAATTCGAAGCGTGCCGGCTACAATATGGTTAAAATTATCGACTTCTTCTTTAATTTCACGAAATGTATCTAAAAGTTCTTCAGCCCGTTTTGCTAAATATTCTCCTTCAGGGGTAAACTGTACGCCTTTAATGCCGCGGTTTACAATTTTAACCCCAAACTCTGTTTCAATCTGCTTCAGCCGTTTCGTTAAGGTCGGCTGGGCAATAAAAAGGGTTTGTCCCGCTTTTGTAATACTTTTTTCATGAAAAAGCGTATGTAAAATTAACCAGTCCCGATCGTCCATATGCGCCCTCCTTTTTCTACAACATATCATACCCTTTATGGTTTCTAAAGAAGAAAGATGGAAATCGTTCATGTTTAACTATGAAAAAATGCTATTTTTTCGAAAAGAAACGATTCAGTATGATAGAAATAAGCTAATTTCTATTTAGAACAGAAAAGGGGAAACGGCATGAAGACAAAAGGATATATCGAGCCAGTCAGCCTGAAAGTAAATGAAAACGAATACAAGTATTATCCCATTCATCAATTAGACAATCAAAAGTTTCAGCATATAGCAAGACTCCCTTATTCCATCAAGGTACTATTAGAAGCAGCCATCCGTACATTTGATGGAACCTCCATCACGGAAGAGCATATTCGGAAGCTGGCGGACTGGACAGTGGAAAGAGAACCGAATGAAGAAGTTCCATTTAAGCCTGTGCGCATTTTATTGCATGATACAACAGGGCTTCCGGCCATTGTGGATTTAGCCGCCATGCGTGAAACGATGAAGCGCTCAGGAGGAAATGTTTCGGCTGTCAATCCTTTGATTCCAGTTGATCTAGTCGTGGATCATTCGGTAACCGTCGACTATTTTGCCCGGCCAGATGCCCTGGAGCTCAATGAGAAAGTCAACATGGAGCGTAATGGTGAGCGGTTTCGTTTCCTGCGCTGGGCACAGCAGGCATTTGATAACCTGAACATTATCCCGCCTTCTTCGGGTATTATGCACCAAATTAACATGGAGTATTTGTCCACTGTCACGGCGGTAAAACAAGAGGAAGGGCAGGCTGTTGTTTATCCTGATTCACTTGTTGGAACAGACTCTCACACAACCATGATAAATGGTCTTGGGATTGTGGCATGGGGAGTAGGCGGTATAGAAGCGGAAGCAGCGATGCTTGGACAGCCATTGTATTTTGCTACGCCAGAAGTGGTCGGTTTCCGGCTGACTGGATCACTTCCAGAAGGAACAACATCCACAGATCTTGCCCTAACCATTACAAACATTCTTCGTCAAAAAGGCGTGGTTGGAAAGTTTGTAGAGTTTTTTGGCAAAGGTGTGCGTTCCATGAGCGTAGCTGACCGCGCTACAGTTGCGAATATGGCGCCAGAATACGGAGCCACAATGGGCTTTTTCCCTGTAGACGAGCAGACCATTCACTACCTGCGGCTGATCGGACGTGACGAGGAGCAGGTCAACCTGGTTGAAGCGTATTACAGAGCCCAGAGCATGTTTATGGAAAAGGACAGTGAAGATCCAGATTATCCTGAAGTGATTGAGCTGGATTTATCTACCGTTGTCCCTTCCTTAGCTGGTCCGAAACGGCCACAGGACCGAATCAGCTTAACAGACATGAAAGAAAATTACCGGGAAATCATCCGCAAGCCGGTGGTTGAGGGCGGCTATGGCGTTACCGAGGAAGCGCTGAAAAAAGAAGTTCCGGTTACGCACGAAAGCGGGGAAACGTCGGTTATAAAAAATGGCTCCGTCGTACTGGCAGCTATCACAAGCTGTACCAATACGTCCAATCCAACCGTTCTCATGATGGCAGGGCTGCTTGCAAAAAGGGCAGTTGAGAAGGGATTGTCTAAGCCTGCTTTTGTAAAAAGTTCCTTAACGCCAGGATCACGTGTAGTCACCGATTATCTTCAAGAATCAGGGCTGCTTCCATATTTAGAAAAACTGGGCTTTCACATTGCCGGGTATGGATGTGCTACTTGCATCGGCAACTCAGGACCGCTTCCTTCTGAAATAAGCGAAGCGATCAGCCAGCACGACTTGACGGTAGCAGGCGTTCTGTCAGGAAACCGTAATTTTGAAGGCCGGGTCCATCCTGAAATCAAAGCCAATTACCTGGCTTCACCGCCTTTGGTAGTCGCTTATGCACTGGCTGGCACAGTTGATATTGATTTTGCAACAGAGCCTCTTGGGCACGACTCCAGCAATCAGCCTGTTTATCTGCGTGATATTTGGCCGTCTTTAGCGGATACACAAAAATGGCTTGGGGATGCCCTGCGGCCTGAGCTGTTTCAAATGAGATATCAAAATATACTCAAAGCCAATGAAAAATGGAATGGGTTAGAGATTCCAGAAGGACCGCTTTTTGACTGGGAAGAATCCTCGACCTACGTACAAGAGCCGCCATTCTTAAAAGATTTGCCTGCCCAGCCAGGAAACATCGCTGATTTTCAGCATGCCCGTGCGATAGCCGTATTAGGGCACTCGGTCACAACAGACCACCTTTCGCCGTCTGGCGTAGTGCCAGCTAACAGTACGGCTGGTTTATATTTAAAAAGCCGTGGTGTGAAGCCGAGAGATTTGAATTCTTATCCTTCACGGCGCGGCAATCACCAGGTCATGATTCGGGGAGCGCTGGCTAACCATCGAATCCGCAACTACCTGGTTCCCGGCTCAGAAGGAGGCGTAACAAAATACCTGCCGAGCGGGGAAGTGATGTCGATGTATGAGGCGTCGCTAAAATACAAAAAAGATCATACGCCACTATTTATTATCGCCGGAAAAGAATATGGCACAGGCAGTTCCCGTGACTGGGCGGCGAAAGGTACAGCACTGCTCGGTGTTAAAGCTGTGATTGCCGAAAGTTTTGAACGTATTCACCGCAGTAACCTGGTTGGAATGGGTGTGCTTCCTCTTCAGTTTGAGAGGGGGGAAAACGCGGAGTCTTTAGGCATTGAAGGAACAGAAATCTTTCAGACAATCGGCTTATCAGATGAGATTCAGCCCGGACAAAAGATTAGAATTAAAGCAACAGGTAAAGACGGAAAAGCTTTTGAATTTAATGTGACCGTACGTCTTGATAATGTTGTAGATATCGAGTATTACCAGCACGGGGGTATTATGCAAAAAGTAATCCGGCAATTAATAAACAATTCGTCGACAATAATCATGAAATGAGACATTTACTCCCCGGCGAATTAGAAAGCCGTATTGCTGCAAAACGAAGAAAAATCGAAACGCCAATTTTAAAAACCGTCTGTAGGATTTTGAGAAAAGAATGCTGCTTACAGGCTTGGTATAAAATGTGTGTTTGAAGGAGAGACGAGCATGGAAATAAGCAACACATTTGCCGAATTAGTTGTTGCGATCAATAAAACGGCGCAAGAATTCCAATCCAGCATTGTCATTAAAACAGATCGTAAAAGTTTTGATGCAAAAAGTATTCTTGGGCTGACGTATTCTGTTTTAAGCTCTAAAACCTTTGAACTTGAAATTCATGGACCGGACCAGAAAGAAGCAAAAAAAGCGATGACCGATGTATTCTTTCGTCATAATGTGCCCGTACACGTGAATGAATAACAGAAAAGCCTCTGATGCTGTTGAAATGTAGAAATGGCAAGCGATAGATTTTCAAGCTTGTAGTACATTTAATGAGCCAGCTTATTGGAAATAACTAACGGAAGTTTTGATAAAAGATTCGATTATTCTACAATAAGATGAGTTCAAACAGCTTGCTGCCTTATATCAAGCAGCAGGCTGTTTTATTTTGGAAAAAAGCTCGTTTACTCTTATTTTAAAGCAAAATAGTGCCCCTTTTTTACTCCAAATGAACAAAATAAAGATATAATAGATAGAAAATGATGAAAGTGAGATGGATACGATGTTGTGCAAACCTTTATTTGAGCATGATGTACCAGTCGCTTTTCTTCCTTAACGGTGGAAAACGACATCTCCGTTAAGGACAGGAATTGTCTAAAAAAACGGAGGGTGCAGAATGAAAAACACTTTGTTAGGTTCATTATATTTAGCTATTGCCGCCAGTATTTGGGGTGGAATGTATGTAGTTGTAAAGGTCGTAGTAGAGGTCGTTCCACCGCTGGAATTAGTCTGGCTGCGGTATGTGATTGCGATTTTTGCTCTGTTAATCATCAGTCTCATCAAAAAACAATCCTGGCGAATTGAAAAAAAGGATTGGCTGATGATCTTCCTAATTGGGCTTATCGGTAATACTATTTCTATTGTGACTCAGGAAATTGGCACGATGCTTTCAACCGCCCAAATGGGAGCTATTATTACTTCAACAACACCTGCTTTTATGGTGCTGTTTGCACGTCTCATTTTAAAAGAAAAGATTACCGTTAAAAAAGCCATTTCTGTTTTTTTAGCTACAGTGGGTGTCAGTATTATCGTAGGAAACGCTCAAATTGATCCATCTTATCAACTTGGCGGTCTTTCCCTGCTTGCTGCAGCTGTAACATGGTCACTCATGTCTGTATTGGTTAAGCGAGTGCCCGGACAATATTCTCAAATTGTCGTTACCGGTTATGCGGTTCTTGTTGCTATTGTTCTATTAACGCCTTTTACTGTTGGACGGTTAGCTGAGCTTGATTTTCACGCAATGATGCATCCTTCTGTCTGGGGTGGTCTCTTATATCTCGGCATCGTTTCAACAGCATGTGCTTTTTTACTATGGAATCGAGGCCTGCAGATGCTTAACGCTTCAAGCGGCGGGTTATTTTTCTTTTTCCAGCCAGTGGTCGGAACATTACTGGGCTGGCTGCTGCTGAATGAACAAATTGGTTTTTCTTTTTGGATAGGCACCCTGTTTATCTTTGCGGGTGTTATACTGGTGATTCGAGAGAAGTAAAAAGCAGACAGGAAAAGAGCTGATTGGCTAAGGTCCAATCAGCTCTTTTATATGACGAAACATGCAGGCAGAAAAACACTTTAATATTTGGGTTAGGAAGAAGCTGGTTCACTTGCCCTGTTTATACGCTCAATGGCATTGATCAAAAGAGCGGTCGTTTTTTTGGACAGCTTCATGACTGTGTCTAGTCTTGTGTGATTTAAAGAATGAACAGGGAAAAAGGGATCGAAATGGTTGACGACCGCTTTTAAATGATAATCACCGACGGGTGGTAATGCTTGATGGACAGCATTGCCAGGACGGAAAGGTCCTTCATTAAAATGAATGGAACCAATCTGGTGAGAATCTCCCAAGCAGGCATCGATGGCAAAGATAAATGAATGAAGTTTCTTTTTTTGAATGTCTTTTAATACTGTTTTTAAATTAAGAGCATGTACCGGATCACTGAGTGTGCCAAATACTTGATACGGCACTTGATGTTCCTTCAGCATGGTGCCGACTAAAGGACCGAAAGAATCTCCTGTAGAACGGTCAGAACCGATGCATAAAAACACAGGATCTACTGGGGATGATCGAATGATTTGAGCGATTTGTTCAGACATCTTTTCCGTTTCTTCATCTGCCGTCACAATATGAGGATATAACGCGGTATCTTTCCCCGAACAAACGGATTTCCTGCTTTTAAAAGGATACATTCTTGGGCCTCCCTTTAACTGCTCGCTTTTTAATGGCTATATATAACTTTCTTAAGTAGTCACAGTATACCCTCTCTTTGTAGAATATCTTCTTTTTCGAAAATATAAAACCATAAGCCTTGCTTACTCAAAGCCTGGTTGATTAAAATTTAAAAGGTAAAGCGTTTTAAAAAGGGAGGAGCGAGAAGATGAAGGCATTGTTTATCGGAGGAACCGGGACAATTAGCAGCGCCGTATCAAAGCTTGTCGTGGAAAAAGGATGGGACTTATACCTTTTAAACAGAGGGAACCGTTTGGATCAAGTACCTGAAGGCGCAACGGTTATCAAAGGAGATATCCAAAATGAAAAAGCGGTTGCCGAACTCATCAAGGATTTCCATTTCGATGTGGTTGTGGACTTTATCGCCTTTAAGCCAGAGCACGTTGAGCGTGATATAAGGTTGTTTACAAACAAAACGAAGCAGTTTATTTTTATCAGCTCCGCTTCCGCTTATCAAAAACCACTTTCTTATTATCGAACAAGTGAAAGTACACCATTAAGAAACCCGTACTGGGAGTATTCGCGGGACA
The genomic region above belongs to Domibacillus sp. DTU_2020_1001157_1_SI_ALB_TIR_016 and contains:
- a CDS encoding tripartite tricarboxylate transporter TctB family protein, which produces MSKTFDRYAGILFLAIGAMFVVESFKLSQSAYGSEIGPNIFPMSLGIALILLSIRLVYETFRYTEVKNSGTKLDYKRFGIILTAAILYAALLETLGYVITTFLFLLIGFQTMQKGKVWVSVLIAGGFSLGVYYLFVVILQGSLPPFPSWMSFS
- a CDS encoding tripartite tricarboxylate transporter permease — encoded protein: MGTLDYLLQGFATALQWHNLLFAFFGVLIGTAVGVLPGIGPMSGIALLMPITASITSGLPAEAAATSSIILLAGVYYGAMYGGSTTSILLNTPGESSSVVTTLDGHQMAKNGRAGIALAICAIGSFAAGLIALIGLILLANPLASIALKFGPAEYTSLMLLGLLAVSGLGGKSITKALMMTVFGLLLATIGIDSVSGVTRFTYDMPVLYSGLEFLTIAVGLFAVGEVFKAILERESNDGEIAKITRIIPTKQDLKDSSLPIARGSVLGFFIGVLPGAGATLASFFSYIMEKKLSKNPKKFGTGAIEGVAAPESANNAAAGGAIVPLLTLGIPGSGSTAILMSAFIMFNITPGPLLFEEHPDVAWGLIASMFVGNAILLILNLPMVKVFAKVVETPAKYLIPLIIGFSFFGVYAVQFSVFDLGLLIACGVAGYFLSKNDFPIAPLVLGLVLGPMIENNLRRALTLSNGDVMIFFQKPLSLAFIIVGILWILTPLFLKLRGKKLILNEEG
- a CDS encoding RraA family protein — its product is MTVENQVKMNIVEQFEDVPTTCISDALQGMNNLSSAIQPLKEEYRVAGRAFTVKMPVGDNLVVLKAIREAKPGDVLVIDAKGDTYRAIAGDFIVGMAQTLGIKGIIVDGVIRDVVGIKELNYPVFCKGTTIAASGKAGQGEINVPISCGGVTIQPGDIIVGDADGVTVIPQEAEKEVLKQSIEKADKDIKRAQKVSGKREEIIAYLDRFLS
- a CDS encoding citrate:proton symporter, with translation MVSLLGFVMMLVFIALIVTRKMSALLALIVVPLFFAIIGGFGKDLGPMILEGLSGVAPTGIMLMFAVMYFGIMIDAGLFEPLIKKILAIVKGDPLKIVIGTAVLSALVAFDGDGTTTYIITVSAMLPLYTYLGMNPLILTCVSMMAFGVMNMLPWGGPTARAVSALNLDANDVFLPLVPIMAVGLAWVFFTAYVLGKKERTRLGIMDLDMSKLPLQFQEEAATVVDSELKRPKLIWFNFLLTLSLITALVIGVLPLPVLFLIGFALALLVNYPNLEIQKKVLASHSDSVLIVVALIFASGVFTGILSGTHMVDEMANSLISIIPEELGSSFALITAITSMPLTYVMANDPYYFGVVPIIAQTAAAYGVDPVEIARASVLGQPLHAMSPLIASTHLLVGMAKVDFGEHQKFILKWAIGTCVVMIIAALLTGAISM
- a CDS encoding LysR family transcriptional regulator → MDDRDWLILHTLFHEKSITKAGQTLFIAQPTLTKRLKQIETEFGVKIVNRGIKGVQFTPEGEYLAKRAEELLDTFREIKEEVDNFNHIVAGTLRIGVSNFISKYKLPGWLKQFKEQYPDVEFQIETAYSRQIYQLAYNHDIHIGFIRGEYNWPGHKEQLFEENLCVFSNELVTLEDLPHLARIDYQTDQLYKHMTDNWWAEHYSHPPSIGITVDRADTCKEMVLNGLGYAILPSLFFNETDPIYKIPLQTKDGQALTQKTWMVYHPEAEELNVVKAFADFIKQHVAYKN
- the acnA gene encoding aconitate hydratase AcnA, which gives rise to MKTKGYIEPVSLKVNENEYKYYPIHQLDNQKFQHIARLPYSIKVLLEAAIRTFDGTSITEEHIRKLADWTVEREPNEEVPFKPVRILLHDTTGLPAIVDLAAMRETMKRSGGNVSAVNPLIPVDLVVDHSVTVDYFARPDALELNEKVNMERNGERFRFLRWAQQAFDNLNIIPPSSGIMHQINMEYLSTVTAVKQEEGQAVVYPDSLVGTDSHTTMINGLGIVAWGVGGIEAEAAMLGQPLYFATPEVVGFRLTGSLPEGTTSTDLALTITNILRQKGVVGKFVEFFGKGVRSMSVADRATVANMAPEYGATMGFFPVDEQTIHYLRLIGRDEEQVNLVEAYYRAQSMFMEKDSEDPDYPEVIELDLSTVVPSLAGPKRPQDRISLTDMKENYREIIRKPVVEGGYGVTEEALKKEVPVTHESGETSVIKNGSVVLAAITSCTNTSNPTVLMMAGLLAKRAVEKGLSKPAFVKSSLTPGSRVVTDYLQESGLLPYLEKLGFHIAGYGCATCIGNSGPLPSEISEAISQHDLTVAGVLSGNRNFEGRVHPEIKANYLASPPLVVAYALAGTVDIDFATEPLGHDSSNQPVYLRDIWPSLADTQKWLGDALRPELFQMRYQNILKANEKWNGLEIPEGPLFDWEESSTYVQEPPFLKDLPAQPGNIADFQHARAIAVLGHSVTTDHLSPSGVVPANSTAGLYLKSRGVKPRDLNSYPSRRGNHQVMIRGALANHRIRNYLVPGSEGGVTKYLPSGEVMSMYEASLKYKKDHTPLFIIAGKEYGTGSSRDWAAKGTALLGVKAVIAESFERIHRSNLVGMGVLPLQFERGENAESLGIEGTEIFQTIGLSDEIQPGQKIRIKATGKDGKAFEFNVTVRLDNVVDIEYYQHGGIMQKVIRQLINNSSTIIMK
- a CDS encoding HPr family phosphocarrier protein → MEISNTFAELVVAINKTAQEFQSSIVIKTDRKSFDAKSILGLTYSVLSSKTFELEIHGPDQKEAKKAMTDVFFRHNVPVHVNE
- a CDS encoding DMT family transporter, yielding MKNTLLGSLYLAIAASIWGGMYVVVKVVVEVVPPLELVWLRYVIAIFALLIISLIKKQSWRIEKKDWLMIFLIGLIGNTISIVTQEIGTMLSTAQMGAIITSTTPAFMVLFARLILKEKITVKKAISVFLATVGVSIIVGNAQIDPSYQLGGLSLLAAAVTWSLMSVLVKRVPGQYSQIVVTGYAVLVAIVLLTPFTVGRLAELDFHAMMHPSVWGGLLYLGIVSTACAFLLWNRGLQMLNASSGGLFFFFQPVVGTLLGWLLLNEQIGFSFWIGTLFIFAGVILVIREK
- the yyaC gene encoding spore protease YyaC; the encoded protein is MYPFKSRKSVCSGKDTALYPHIVTADEETEKMSEQIAQIIRSSPVDPVFLCIGSDRSTGDSFGPLVGTMLKEHQVPYQVFGTLSDPVHALNLKTVLKDIQKKKLHSFIFAIDACLGDSHQIGSIHFNEGPFRPGNAVHQALPPVGDYHLKAVVNHFDPFFPVHSLNHTRLDTVMKLSKKTTALLINAIERINRASEPASS